The Odocoileus virginianus isolate 20LAN1187 ecotype Illinois chromosome 27, Ovbor_1.2, whole genome shotgun sequence genome has a window encoding:
- the LOC110133291 gene encoding olfactory receptor 2G3-like, whose amino-acid sequence MGMNSSSVKEDFVLVGFSDQPNLEKILFAVVLVSYLLTLVGNTVIILISSTDPKLRTPMYFFLTHLSLVDICFTTSIVPQLLWNLRGPAKTISALGCAVQLYVSLALGSTECILLAVMAFDRYAAVCKPLHYAAVMNPRLCQALAGVAWLSGVGNTLTQSTVTLWLPRCGHRWLHHFFCEVPSMIKLACVDIHANEVQLFIASLVLLLLPLALILMSYGHIVKAVIRIKSVQAWGKALGTCGSHLTVVSLFYGTITAVYIQPNSSYAHTYGKFISLFYTVVTPALNPLIYTLRNKDVKGALGRLFHRARDLGS is encoded by the coding sequence ATGGGCATGAACAGTAGCAGTGTCAAAGAAGACTTTGTCCTGGTGGGCTTCTCTGATCAGCCCAACCTAGAAAAGATACTCTTTGCGGTTGTTCTGGTATCGTATCTCCTGACTCTGGTGGGAAATACAGTCATTATTCTGATCTCCTCTACAGACCCTAAACTCAGAacacccatgtacttcttccttacTCACCTCTCCCTAGTCGATATCTGCTTTACTACCAGCATTGTCCCCCAGCTGCTGTGGAACCTAAGAGGACCAGCCAAGACCATATCAGCCCTGGGCTGTGCTGTCCAGCTCTACGTCTCTCTGGCTCTGGGCTCCACTGAGTGCATCCTCCTGGCTGTAATGGCCTTTGACCGCTATGCTGCGGTGTGCAAACCTCTCCACTACGCAGCCGTGATGAACCCACGGCTGTGCCAGGCTCTGGCAGGGGTTGCGTGGCTGAGTGGAGTAGGAAACACTCTCACCCAAAGCACTGTCACCCTCTGGCTGCCTCGCTGTGGACACCGGTGGCtccatcatttcttctgtgaagtACCCTCAATGATTAAACTTGCTTGTGTGGACATCCACGCCAATGAGGTCCAGCTATTCATTGCTTCGTTGGTTTTGCTCCTCTTGCCCTTAGCACTGATATTGATGTCCTATGGACATATAGTCAAGGCAGTTATTAGGATCAAGTCAGTCCAGGCCTGGGGCAAAGCCCTGGGGACATGTGGATCCCACTTGACGGTAGTGTCCCTCTTCTATGGGACTATCACAGCTGTTTATATCCAGCCTAACAGCTCTTATGCCCATACTTATGGGAAATTCATCTCCCTCTTCTACACAGTAGTGACTCCAGCCCTCAATCCTCTCATCTACACGCTGAGGAATAAAGATGTGAAAGGAGCACTGGGAAGACTTTTTCACAGAGCCAGAGACCTGGGCTCATAA